In Nicotiana tabacum cultivar K326 chromosome 10, ASM71507v2, whole genome shotgun sequence, the DNA window aaggatgaacgtttgtttaagaggtggagaatgtaacgacccgaccagtcgttttgcttTATAGaatctcgttcccctaaataatacttcttgtatgttcttttactattttatgacttgcatggATGGTTAGTTCAAGacttggaagggttcgggttgaaatcggaacacttggttccttaaggttggctaaaaaggctaagtttgacttcggtcaacattttgagcaaacgacctcggaatcaggatttgacggttccaataggttcgtatgatgatttcgaacttgggcatatattcagatcgggttttggatgacgcgggagcgtttcggcacctaatagggaaagttggttctttgaaggttttgaagttctttaaatttggtttggaataagttttggtgatatcgaggtacAAATGGGATTCTGATACCGCGAATAGTTTTTTATGGTGATTtaatacttgcacgcaaaatttggtgtcattccgagtagcctaagtatgattcggcgcgttcggagcgatttagaaacttgaagttcatattttgattcaatttggttttggggtgtgattcttggctTTTTTGTTGTTTTACGCGTTTCAAGAGTTCGAGCTGGTCCATATTACgtttatagacttgttggtataGTTGGATGGGGTCTCGAGTggcccgggtgtgtttcggaccacccggagcAAAGTTTGAAAAACTAGAAATTTCTAGttttggtttccttctacgcgaaagCGGAAGGACCctcacgttcgcatagaaggatttgGGGGACTGGGGCTGGGGTTATTTTGCCCTTTGCATTTGCGTAGGCAGGCTGCGTTCTCGGAGGCCTGGGCCCTTTGGCCTTCCGTTCGCGGTTGAAGGGTTGCGTTCGCATTGAAGCCTGGGCCTGGGCCACCTCTGtttcccttcgcgttcgtgtgCGAAGCCCCCCGTTCACGTATAGACTTTTCTGGTCTCCTTAGGCCTTTGCCTTCGCGAGCGTGTGCTTGGCCGTGATCATGTATAAGGATCCCTGGGCAGAAACATTTTAAAAACGAGACTTAGGCATTTTCCTCTCATTTTTCAcacacttgggcgattttggagattcaaaagggggatttcaacctagctactgagggtaagtaatttctatctaatgtgagtttaatacatagattataggtagattttaacatgtaaatttgtaGAATTTATGGATTAGATGGAAAActtaggtttttgataaaaataggatttaaccatgaaatttgttatggaacttaggaaaaatcatatatttgagttcatgatgttatgggtaacaactttcttcaaacattttcggaatccgggcacgtggtccagggggtgaattttaggaatcctacATTGGGGTCGTGTAATCACTTTAATAATTGGAATATGAACTTtcgaacatgtattgattaatttatatacaatttgattagttttggattgttcggcatcgaattgagagTTTGAGCACAATCTTGTACCGGAAAGTAGGTTTTGAGATGatgtaagtctcctttctaaccttgtaagagggaattaaccccataggtgaattgaattaaaaatgtgcttctatttgtgggggctacgtacgcacgaggtgacgagagtccgtacgtagctaccaattatgctattgtccgggtagtctaggacccatatcatgctatacttacAATGTTTGTACCCTACTTGTTAACTTAATTACTTAAATCGTGTTGGGACTTGAATAAAGaattttaaaaggttaaatttcATTTACTTGAATTCTTGGATGGGTCACTTTACTGTTATTGAGAATTTGGGTTTCTTTAAATATTAGCCTCTTAACAAATCTTAAATCGGCTGTTATaaagtattttatattttgtggagcaggccgaatgcctcggtagcagatagatgcatctatggttcgtgccgttcgactctcggcagtgcacagtttaaatattttatgttggatcgagccgtacgacctcggcataaattgcACATAATAAATCTTTGGAACTAATTAaaattgatattgtttcattggcttgagatataaattgttaaatgatggaaaCAAACTTGGAATTTATTATTAGTGAGAGGATTGCCTATTATTTTCTTGTGATTTAGTTTTCAGCTATATTTATGCAATTCATGTTTAGTGATAAGTTTGACATTTCATTGTTAGCCCATCGTAAGTGTTAAAGTCAAACCCTCGTCACTAcatcttcgaggttagactggatacttactaggtacatgttgttttgtACTTACGCTACACctttgcactaaatgtgcaggatctgaagCTGGTGCACATCCCTGATTCACGAGACTTCATTGTGAACTGCCCTTCTCAGCCCGTTCTACAGCAGCCGGAGTCTTTCTTTTGCTTGTATTTTTTGTCTATTTCACTTTAGacagtagactagtattcttttgtatattctactagttgctcatacacttgtgacaccaagtcttgggACACACTAGTAAACTTTTGGTTTTGGTTTATTTCTACGGTTATGATTGCATTCAGCTGCTCTCGTTTtatctattttaaatttattatttcttaaatcTTTTAAAGTAAGGAAAGTTTAACTACTTGAAAACCTATTAAAAAGGGAAATTATCTGGTtagttcattgttggcttgcctagcggcggcgctaggcgccatcacggcctataatagaattgggtcatgacaaccaACCTCAAAAAATCCATTTATGTCAATCTCCCGGATAAATTAGACTAGGAAATGGGCCGCACTTATAGGGATTGACCTTTCAAGAAACTGAGAAAGTACATTAGAGGTGGCAAAATAGTTAAAAAAAGCGCTTATccaaccatattatccattaaaaatgagttggataatgaatttttaaaaacggatcgaatatggataagaaccatattatccacttagaaaatggttaaccaaATGGATAACCATGGATAACTAATCTGTTTAACTTTACATTTATAAAGCCTCAAAtcgggggttcctcaagtttgaaagactaggaattctcccacaagtgatcatattcaagaagacatggataatatggatatccatattatccgccggataATTCATTTTTTATCCGTCTAAAATACgtgtcgggtcggataatttatttgtttttttgaattACCCATTTTCGACCCgctcatatccgacccgacccgtcCATTTGCCACCCCTAAAGTACACTTTACTATGATAAGGACGACGACAACAATTTTCAAAAAGATGCCTTTAGTAAAAAGTGTTTTTTTGTTTATTGTTGAAAGTACTTTAATTTTATAGTTAAGGTGTTTGActaaatttttaaaaagaaaaaagtattttttgagtAAAAGCAGAAGtagttaaaaaaatataatttttttcccaAAAGTACTTTcctaaaaaatacttttgagaaatacactcaaaagcactttttaaaattttgaccaaacactaattgctgctcaaaagtgCATTTGAGAAAGTTCTGTCTCACGAAAGGTACTAACACAACTACCGATAATTTGATCTGAATAAAAGTATTAAACAATTTTACCGGTGTGCATCAATCAGTTCCAATATGATTTTTGCAGTTTAGTTTAAGTTTCGAATTTTAAAACTATTCGTAGGCATACATGTGTGCAGAAGCGGATGCATCCTTACAGCATCTTCATATGAACCCAACACTTTTAAAGCGTAGTACAAACTTATGCCTAATAGTTCACTTAAACTGCAACAAATAGTTAAGCCTGAATCcataacttttaaaataaattcacTGCTAAAAAAGagtatatataagcatgcatacGTAATGGATTGTAGCAACATTTCTCTATTTTGGTGAAAATGTGAAGCAAACTGACATAGATAAGATACATAGTTGTGTGATCCATGTGTTTAAAGAAGCATAAGTAGACATATTTGTCTCCAGCTTTTTATGCCATTAATTTTGTATTCTGGCACTTTTCCATAATTACTAAAGAAAATGAAACACTTGCAATGGATACCGGAACCATGATAAATCCCTTCTTACACTCAACTCTCATGCTTCACATAAGAATTGGTGAGATACTTCAAAAACATAAGGAAAGAGCATAAAGACCATGAAAATACTGATACATCAACTCCGTCACCGCCCACGATAATTAATTGCAAGAATGCTTCTCGCTAGATTTTGTTTGGGGGGCGGTGGGGGAGTGAGGGGttttggggaggggggggggataaCGTGAGAAAATTCTATCTTCAGTGAACATCTCAGCCCAAAGCAGCAAGCAAAAACAAGTGCTTTTCCAGATTTACTCCCTGCCAATATTGTCACAAGTTAAGTTACGATTACGAAAACATTTgattcattctttcaaatcaaagtAACCGAGGGATGCTACCAAGTCCAAGAACCTGTGAAAAATATCAGTACTTTATACACAGCAGAATTGTTTGACTGACGTATACGCTAAATTTCAACAGTTACAGCGTAAATACTCTCTCAATCCAGACAAAGCAAAGCCACTACTACTATATGGTAGATACAAAAATTGACCAGGCCCTTTACACTAACTTTGTAAACAAGAGATGCAATACATAACTgcctttacatgaaaaatgaatAACAACGCGCTTACACGCGATCTCATGATTGAATATACTTTTCATACTATGGAATGAAGACAACACTAACAATTGGCTACATGCTATATAGAGAGGGAGAAAGGAGTGGGAGAGCGTATTTTACAATGGGTGAGAGAACCATGGAATATTCTGAGAAGAGAGAGACACTTAAATCTGTTTCACTGTCAGCTTGATCACCGAGAATGTGGTAACAGATTTTTGGAATCCATGGCACTAGGAATTTTTCATAGTGCTAGATAATTTCATGAATCACTCCAAGAatcctcatcatcttcttcatcactTCCAGCAAAGGCCTGTAATATAGAAAACCTTAACACCAATGATATGCAGAGGCTCACCTGATTCATATTTATTCCCTTGCATCCGCGTGCCCACACACAGAGACGCGCGTATAAGGAAAGACACAGAGAGGTTGAGAGACTGACCTGACGAATTGTTTTTGCTTTCTCCAAAATGGCAGCAACTCTCAGATTAGTTTGAGGACCCTGAATACTAGGTCTTGTTGCAACTGTAGGTTTCAAATTGAATGACTGGAAAAGCAAGAAGATGCTCAACGTTTAGCTTGGACAAATAGTTACCAACTAAGAATATGAAAACTATGAACTTAGAAAACAAAGCTAAATAAACAATAATTAAACTGATGCCCAGTCTTacctttttccttatttgttcCAAGAGAGAATCTCTTTCATCATCCTTCTGTATTTCAGGCCTAACCCGCTCTGTTACCTTTCTCAACTGCACAATGATTAATGTTAGAAACGTGAAGTTTAACAACACTGTACTCTCCAAGTTTGACCAAAAAGAAGCAAAACTTACTTTGCTTTTGTCATGCACAGCAAGATCGTCAATTAGTGGAGTCCGTGGTCTTTGTAGTTTCACCATGCGGACCCCATTAGTGTTTCCTTCCTCCACAGCTGGCCAAATAATTTCCGCCTCTGTAGGTGGAATATTGTGATCAGGCTTTGCATTTTCTGTAAATGATGGAATAAATGTGCCGTGAGCCACCACATTTTTCTCCAATCTCGTAGGGGTTTCTTCAAGATTGGATCTGTTTAAGCTAGTCTCCGGTGCTAACAGATGGAGGGGATGATGCTGGGACTGGGACTGGGACTGGGACTGGGGCTGAGATGGTTCAAGGCATAATGACTCAGAAGCGTCTGTAAGCCCTGTATTTATAGGAGCTGCTTTTGGTTTTATTCCATCAGTTACTGGCATATGTTGTTCCAAATGATCAGAGCCTTGTTCGTCTAAAAGAAATTCTGGAGCAACTCGACTCAGTGGTTGGATAAGTTCTTCACTTGAACCCAAAGCATCAGTAGAAGGTTTATCCAGAGAAGTTACATCTGAGATAGAATTAACAGGCTGTGTTTCCCCTCCTCTCATGGCATGCAAAGTAGACTGCTGCACCTCATGATATTGACCTGGCAATGGGAAGTGAGGCTTTACAGAGTGTTTATCACCTGGATCAATAAACCTAACTCTACTGTTTCCACAACTGAGAGCTGTACTCTCTGTAGCTACAGCTGACAGTGCCATGTTTCGATTCACAGGTTGAGCATTCTGATCAGTCCTAGGTGGCAGACTTGATGAATTGGCACCTATATGATGCTGTGTTAGCTCCTCCTCCAAATCAGGGGAAGAATGTAATTTTCCCATCCTCCATTGAATTGGAGGAAGAGGAGGCAATGGGGGCATTTCCGCCAGATCGATCTGGTCACCAGGAAGCAGGACAAAGCCAGGAGAGGTAGAAATCATTGTATTCCCGTGTTCAAAAGGATTGACATTATGGCTGCTAAGAGGTAAGGGATTTGAAACTGAAGTTTGACAAGGAACATTTGCCATAAATGGTATAGAAGAAGCACTGACGGCTCCAACTATATCAGCATGATTGGAGAGGCGTGCCTCTTCAAACTGAGGTAACAGCTCCTCTTTAGCAACACCTTCATCTATCAATTTCTCTTCATCTGGTTCTTTACACGGTATCTCGTCCTCTTTTCTGTCAGAGTGGTGGGTTGGCAAAGATGTCAAACTGTCTTGATTGCTCTGTGATAAAAGCTCTGGAAATGAAGTTTGACTGGGACTAAATGTTGGTGAAGCAATTGAAGAAGCTTCAGCAGATTGTTCAAGGTCAAATGAATCCACCTGTTGTGGCTGGGCTAACAGAGCTAATGGCTCTGATTTCGACTCACCATTATCCAGCACCTCCATTTTATCATGCTCGTGGATTGCTGACTCAGCCCTCTCTTCTGCACAGTTATCAGTTAGCAAGGGTTGAGGATCTTGATTGCTGCTGTGGGCTATAACATCTGGCACTGCATCTTGACTTGGAAGGTTTGGCAGCAAAGATAGGGAAGAAGCATCCAATGCTCGGTCAACATGACTTGAAGGCTGCATTTGCTCCATGAGAGGTGATTCATCATCGTCCAGTAATTCCTCATTGAGTTGATCATCTTTTAATTCATGCTTTCCTTCTTCAAGAGAAATAGTTTGCAATGATGAAGCATCTTCAGTGGAATCAACAACATTCTTCCTTTGGGAGGATACTTGTTCAGTATCCAAGCTTAATGGTGACTGACTGGAAGCAGTGTTTGATTCCAACATGTTTTCAGCATCAAAAGAAAGTTTGTTGTCAGAAAGAGTGTCAAGAACCTCTGGCTCGGGATGATGATAGTTGGATGCATCATGCACGAAGGAATTAGAATCTGGGGAATCGGCTATCTGTATCTCGAACTTTGATTCTACATGGCCATCAGGTAGATCAGTTTCCAATTCATTCTGGCTGGAATGTCCAATTAAGCAAACAGATTCTTCTGAAAACCTTTTCTGATCTAAAGACGAGTCTAGATcatcaatatcttctttataagCCAAGGCAGCAAGAGAAGCAGTCTCATCTGTGACATCAGATTTATCTATCTTATGTTCTGTCTCATCTGAGAGTATTGCTTCTTTGGCCAATGATTCGAGATGTTGAGAGGTAATTGAACCAGTAGATGCACTTGCATACAAAAGCTCACTGGGGACAACACTATCTTTTTCCTCAAATTTCGTCATACTTGATACTTCATCATAATTTTCCTGCTTAGAACATGAAATCTCCACTTTTCCAGATTCAAGGGGCTGAATATCATTTGCAATTTCTGGAATCTGAGGGTTCAGCACATCAACCGAATTGAGGTCATCTACTCCACAGTTCTTACTGATGTCTCCCGGCTCAGATGTAACTGCATCACTGAATGCCCCACACGTTTCTTCATGCTCTCCATCTGCATCACCAGCTTCAATCTCTGTGGTGGTCAGGTTATGTGGCTTTTTCATGTATGTATCTTCAGCAGTTTTATCATGAGACATGGTAAACCATGAGTGTTTGCCACATTCTTTGTGAGGAGCACCCGATATATCCAGCGTTTGAGCTGAACCCTCAGAAATACCATTTGAATTCTCATTGCCTAAACCATTCAGATGATTTGGATGGTTTACAGCCAACGATGAAGGTGAGGTGTCACCTTCTTTTGATGGACCATCAGAAAGATTATATAAGCAGGTTAGATCTTCACCCAATAATGGATCCTCACGGTCCACATTGTGCAACTGCTGATTATCAGAAGACAACAATTTATGCCTGTCTTGAGAAGGAACATTTAGGAGCTCAGAAGTAAAGGGAAGATTACTAACCAGAttcatatcatcatcatcatctaactCGCTTTCATGCTGGATTTTAGGAGATTTTGACCACAGCAAGTTACCGGTGGCGCGGCGAGGAACATCAGAAGAATTTGATGCACGAGACACATTCTCACCTACACGCAAATTTCCATCAACCGATTCATCTGCTAGCTTGTGTTCAATGGATACTCTAGATGGAGAATCATCTCCGTTCTGTTCTGGTGCCTTGAAGATAACAGGAGCAGAGGGTGGACTGACATGCAAATCTGCATCATTATCTAACTTGCTTTTGCGCTGGACTTTAGGAGATTTTGACCACGGCAAGATACCGCTGGCGCGGCGAGGAACATCAGAAGGATTTGATGCACAAGACACATTCTCACCTACACTCAAATTTCCATCAATCGAATCATCTGCTAGCTTGTCTTCAATGGATGCTCTAGATGGTGAATCATCTCCATTCCGTTCTGGCGCATTAAAGATAATAGGAGCACAGGGTGGACTGACATGCAAATCTGCTGCATCTTCTGCAATGCTAGCTAAAGGGTTTTCACTCTTGCCATGGGCGACAAACTCTTCATTTGTTTCAGCTCTCATCCCTGCAACTTCCAAACATATTCCTGCATAAGCATGTATTGTGACATAGGAGTTGAATCTGTAAAACTAAGGGTTGTGGTTGGCTCACCAGAGTCGCAACTGCCACTGTGTTCCCTAGCTACCATAATGCATCTTTTATCATAATCACCATGTTCTGGAGGCTGGGGCAATTGAGTCTCCTCATTAACAGATTGCCGATCATATGAAATGTCAGATGTCTTTGCTTCCTTGCTAGAAATTTCGCTCTCCAAAAGGACACTTTCAACAGAAGTGCTAGGGGAATCAGAACAAGAAAAACTAGATATTTCCTTCTTAGAATAACTATTCCCATCATCAGATAATGTAGAGTTCCCCATTGAGTGAGAATCTGAAGATTGAGTTTGAAGCTTCTCACTGCTAGAAGACAGACGTAACACTTCATTTTTGCTGTTCAAAAAGTGCAAATCCCTTCTGGCTCTCTGCTCGGAGTCTGTTTCTAATTCTGACTCCATTGTGGTTAGGGCATCTACATAATTATCTATTTCACTTGCAACATCATCAGACTCACAACCAACACTTCCTTCTGTTCGGCTTTCTCCATCCATTGCTATTTCCTTTTCATCAACTATGCTATGAGTAGATGGCAATAAATCAGTTGATTGCAAAGTCTGGTTTGGTCTGGAAATTTCTCGAATTTGATCGTGGTAGAGATCCTCAACGACTTCATCCAAGCATGTTTTTAGAGCATTGCTCTCTTCACTTTGTGGTGGAGAAGGAGATGAAGATGCACTCTTGATCCTCCGCATCACCTCTTTATCAGGACTCGGTGGTCTAATATCTTCAGTGTCCATCGAAGTTTCATAAGCATCAGTTGATGTCAATCTCAAAGGTGATGAATCGATACCAATTTCATGGACTACTCTATGCTCTGGCAAAGTAGCCTCCAAGAACTTGTTCATATAGCTCTTTCCAGTTTTTGGGTCAAATGGAAATCCATTCAGCTTTCTTTTCAGCTTCACACGATGTGCAGGAACATTTATACCATTTTCAATGCGTTCCTCCAAGAAAAGCTGATGAAGTCTGTAGAAATGTGAGAAGCACACAATAAGATACTCGACCAGAACAAACATAACACACATCTAATACATTAATCATCAGGGATCTCACTTGGCATGTGATGTAGGCAACACCTCAGGTGTCTCCCCATTCCTCCAGCGAGAACCTCTCTTCTGCAACAGCGAAATAAAATATTATGTTGAAGCACAAGAAGTGATATTACAAATTCAACATCTTCTCTGATATTATCACCGAGAAGAAGCTGCTTGCTGATGGGATGAAATTGTAAGAACCCTCCAGAAACGTTAGCCAAGATGGAAAGACTATGCTTTATCAAAGTAATCAAACCCCACCCCCTTGCCTTAGGCAGCATCTTCCTATGCAGAATACAGGTTTTCTCTACTGCATTAAGTAAAAGTCATCTTTCTGCCTATATGCTAAAGCTAAAGAAATTCCTCTAATCTATAACAAACATCAGATGCATCAGATTTGAAACAATAAGCACATTAGGACGCACAAATTTGCTCACATAGCAAGTAACAATTTCACTTCTTAGTACAGGTGTCACTTCTTAGAATGtaattggtcgtctattgatgcagggctttacctgctagttttactataccagccatctatttcgtatttcgtattctgtatttcatatctcttatattgttgttattttattatgcatttttatggtactaatatatcggctcctgttgcttttttgagccgagggtctcctggaaacagcctctctacccttcggggtaggggtaaggtctgcgtacatattaccctccccagaccccacttgtgggattatactgggtcgttgttgttgttgtgtagtACAGGTATCAACTTAAACTTTAATACTTTATGGTGAGATCATTCTGCTCCCTTTCTCCTTACTCTCTTACGGGTCAAGATGGAGCTATGAGGGGCTGGCTTCAGAAAGCATCATGAATGAGATCAGTGGAGGCTCGAGCAAATAAGCACACGTTGCCACATAAAACCCTTCCAATTGTCAAACACCCCCACcacactccccccccccccccaaggaaAAAATGAGAGTGTCATCTCAGATACCAAGCCAGAGAAATACCACTAAATCAGCATGTAAGTAAACCAAATGGTTGCAGAGAAACAGGAGCAAtagtttctctttttttttaattaccttTGACTTGCGAGTTTTCTTTTCCCTCTGAACATCTGAAGTTGTGAATGTATAAGAGGATGTCTCCACTTTAAAAGATGAAGGGTCAGTATAACGTTTCAGACATGCTCCAGCTCCAGCAACATCAAACCTTTTACAATCCAATAAGTTTGTCAAACGCTATTCAAACGAAGTTTAACCCTCTATGTAATGTTAAGCTGTTGACGATAAATATCAGAACATACTTGTCTAGAAGGAATAAGCGAGGTGGACCTCTGCATTCTTCATATGAGTCCATCACAA includes these proteins:
- the LOC107790712 gene encoding uncharacterized protein LOC107790712 isoform X6 — translated: MPLNRYQIRNEYSLADPELYKAADKDDPEALLEGVAMAGLVGVLRQLGDLAEFAAEIFHDLHEEVMATAARGHSLTVRVQQLEAEFPLIERAFLSQTNHSSFFYNAGTDWHPNLRIDQNMVTSGDLPRFVMDSYEECRGPPRLFLLDKFDVAGAGACLKRYTDPSSFKVETSSYTFTTSDVQREKKTRKSKKRGSRWRNGETPEVLPTSHAKLHQLFLEERIENGINVPAHRVKLKRKLNGFPFDPKTGKSYMNKFLEATLPEHRVVHEIGIDSSPLRLTSTDAYETSMDTEDIRPPSPDKEVMRRIKSASSSPSPPQSEESNALKTCLDEVVEDLYHDQIREISRPNQTLQSTDLLPSTHSIVDEKEIAMDGESRTEGSVGCESDDVASEIDNYVDALTTMESELETDSEQRARRDLHFLNSKNEVLRLSSSSEKLQTQSSDSHSMGNSTLSDDGNSYSKKEISSFSCSDSPSTSVESVLLESEISSKEAKTSDISYDRQSVNEETQLPQPPEHGDYDKRCIMVAREHSGSCDSGMRAETNEEFVAHGKSENPLASIAEDAADLHVSPPCAPIIFNAPERNGDDSPSRASIEDKLADDSIDGNLSVGENVSCASNPSDVPRRASGILPWSKSPKVQRKSKLDNDADLHVSPPSAPVIFKAPEQNGDDSPSRVSIEHKLADESVDGNLRVGENVSRASNSSDVPRRATGNLLWSKSPKIQHESELDDDDDMNLLHNVDREDPLLGEDLTCLYNLSDGPSKEGDTSPSSLAVNHPNHLNGLGNENSNGISEGSAQTLDISGAPHKECGKHSWFTMSHDKTAEDTYMKKPHNLTTTEIEAGDADGEHEETCGAFSDAVTSEPGDISKNCGVDDLNSVDVLNPQIPEIANDIQPLESGKVEISCSKQENYDEVSSMTKFEEKDSVVPSELLYASASTGSITSQHLESLAKEAILSDETEHKIDKSDVTDETASLAALAYKEDIDDLDSSLDQKRFSEESVCLIGHSSQNELETDLPDGHVESKFEIQIADSPDSNSFVHDASNYHHPEPEVLDTLSDNKLSFDAENMLESNTASSQSPLSLDTEQVSSQRKNVVDSTEDASSLQTISLEEGKHELKDDQLNEELLDDDESPLMEQMQPSSHVDRALDASSLSLLPNLPSQDAVPDVIAHSSNQDPQPLLTDNCAEERAESAIHEHDKMEVLDNGESKSEPLALLAQPQQVDSFDLEQSAEASSIASPTFSPSQTSFPELLSQSNQDSLTSLPTHHSDRKEDEIPCKEPDEEKLIDEGVAKEELLPQFEEARLSNHADIVGAVSASSIPFMANVPCQTSVSNPLPLSSHNVNPFEHGNTMISTSPGFVLLPGDQIDLAEMPPLPPLPPIQWRMGKLHSSPDLEEELTQHHIGANSSSLPPRTDQNAQPVNRNMALSAVATESTALSCGNSRVRFIDPGDKHSVKPHFPLPGQYHEVQQSTLHAMRGGETQPVNSISDVTSLDKPSTDALGSSEELIQPLSRVAPEFLLDEQGSDHLEQHMPVTDGIKPKAAPINTGLTDASESLCLEPSQPQSQSQSQSQHHPLHLLAPETSLNRSNLEETPTRLEKNVVAHGTFIPSFTENAKPDHNIPPTEAEIIWPAVEEGNTNGVRMVKLQRPRTPLIDDLAVHDKSKLRKVTERVRPEIQKDDERDSLLEQIRKKSFNLKPTVATRPSIQGPQTNLRVAAILEKAKTIRQAFAGSDEEDDEDSWSDS
- the LOC107790712 gene encoding uncharacterized protein LOC107790712 isoform X5, which produces MPLNRYQIRNEYSLADPELYKAADKDDPEALLEGVAMAGLVGVLRQLGDLAEFAAEIFHDLHEEVMATAARGHSLTVRVQQLEAEFPLIERAFLSQTNHSSFFYNAGTDWHPNLRIDQNMVTSGDLPRFVMDSYEECRGPPRLFLLDKFDVAGAGACLKRYTDPSSFKVETSSYTFTTSDVQREKKTRKSKKRGSRWRNGETPEVLPTSHAKLHQLFLEERIENGINVPAHRVKLKRKLNGFPFDPKTGKSYMNKFLEATLPEHRVVHEIGIDSSPLRLTSTDAYETSMDTEDIRPPSPDKEVMRRIKSASSSPSPPQSEESNALKTCLDEVVEDLYHDQIREISRPNQTLQSTDLLPSTHSIVDEKEIAMDGESRTEGSVGCESDDVASEIDNYVDALTTMESELETDSEQRARRDLHFLNSKNEVLRLSSSSEKLQTQSSDSHSMGNSTLSDDGNSYSKKEISSFSCSDSPSTSVESVLLESEISSKEAKTSDISYDRQSVNEETQLPQPPEHGDYDKRCIMVAREHSGSCDSGMRAETNEEFVAHGKSENPLASIAEDAADLHVSPPCAPIIFNAPERNGDDSPSRASIEDKLADDSIDGNLSVGENVSCASNPSDVPRRASGILPWSKSPKVQRKSKLDNDADLHVSPPSAPVIFKAPEQNGDDSPSRVSIEHKLADESVDGNLRVGENVSRASNSSDVPRRATGNLLWSKSPKIQHESELDDDDDMNLQLHNVDREDPLLGEDLTCLYNLSDGPSKEGDTSPSSLAVNHPNHLNGLGNENSNGISEGSAQTLDISGAPHKECGKHSWFTMSHDKTAEDTYMKKPHNLTTTEIEAGDADGEHEETCGAFSDAVTSEPGDISKNCGVDDLNSVDVLNPQIPEIANDIQPLESGKVEISCSKQENYDEVSSMTKFEEKDSVVPSELLYASASTGSITSQHLESLAKEAILSDETEHKIDKSDVTDETASLAALAYKEDIDDLDSSLDQKRFSEESVCLIGHSSQNELETDLPDGHVESKFEIQIADSPDSNSFVHDASNYHHPEPEVLDTLSDNKLSFDAENMLESNTASSQSPLSLDTEQVSSQRKNVVDSTEDASSLQTISLEEGKHELKDDQLNEELLDDDESPLMEQMQPSSHVDRALDASSLSLLPNLPSQDAVPDVIAHSSNQDPQPLLTDNCAEERAESAIHEHDKMEVLDNGESKSEPLALLAQPQQVDSFDLEQSAEASSIASPTFSPSQTSFPELLSQSNQDSLTSLPTHHSDRKEDEIPCKEPDEEKLIDEGVAKEELLPQFEEARLSNHADIVGAVSASSIPFMANVPCQTSVSNPLPLSSHNVNPFEHGNTMISTSPGFVLLPGDQIDLAEMPPLPPLPPIQWRMGKLHSSPDLEEELTQHHIGANSSSLPPRTDQNAQPVNRNMALSAVATESTALSCGNSRVRFIDPGDKHSVKPHFPLPGQYHEVQQSTLHAMRGGETQPVNSISDVTSLDKPSTDALGSSEELIQPLSRVAPEFLLDEQGSDHLEQHMPVTDGIKPKAAPINTGLTDASESLCLEPSQPQSQSQSQSQHHPLHLLAPETSLNRSNLEETPTRLEKNVVAHGTFIPSFTENAKPDHNIPPTEAEIIWPAVEEGNTNGVRMVKLQRPRTPLIDDLAVHDKSKLRKVTERVRPEIQKDDERDSLLEQIRKKSFNLKPTVATRPSIQGPQTNLRVAAILEKAKTIRQAFAGSDEEDDEDSWSDS